In the Flavobacterium sp. 90 genome, TAAATACTTCTTTAAATACTGAAAAAAGCTTTTTAGATTATGGTTTTAATAAAACATTCCTGATTGCGCCAAGTCTTGTTTATAAAGCAACGGATAAACTAACCTTAAGTGTTGATACTGAAATCTACAGCGTAAACAATACACGCCCAACTTACGGACGCTCATATGCTGCCGGAATTACAAACCCAACAGATCTGCAAATCGACTACAAAAAAAGCTTGTTTCACGATGATCTTGATGCTAAAACTTCATCGACTAAAGTTTTTGTTCAGGCAGAATATCAATTGGCAGATAATTGGAAATCTACAACGCTTTACTCTTTTATAGATGAAAACGTAGATCGCAGTTATCAATATTACACAAAATGGAATTCGCCAACTGAAGTACTAAGAAGTGTGTCTCGTTTTGGACCAATTTCTAATCAATTTACGAATATCCAAGAAAATATTAATGGTGAATTTTCTACCGGAAGCATCAAACACAAACTATTAGTAGGTGTAAATTACAGATTTTCAAAAGGTACTTTTAATTATGGTGCAACGCCGGTTTTGGATACTATTGATGTAACCAAACCTTTTGAGCCTATTCGAAAAAAACAAGTTGATGCAGCTTTATCTCAACTTACATATCCGACTCCGGACGAACAAATATTTAGTGTTTATGCTTCGGATGTGATTAGTTTCACGGATCGCTTATCTGCAATGTTGAGTCTTCGTTTGGATAACTTCGTTCAGAAAGATCTTGTAGATGTTCCGGGATATAACCAAACTGCTTTATCGCCAAAATTAGGTTTGGTTTATGAAGTGGTTAAAAATCAGGTCTCTTTATTTGGAAATTATATGAATGGTTTCCAAAATTCAGGTCCGGTAAATCAGCCTGACGGAAGTTTGCTAATCTTAAAACCAGTTTATGCAAACCAATACGAAGGTGGAGTAAAAGTAGAAGCTTTCAATAAAAAATTAAGTACTACTTTAAGTTACTACAACATTACAATTGATAATGCTACAAGAACAACTCCTGACGGGTTTAGTGTTCAGGATGGTAAACAAGTAAGTAAAGGTTTTGATTTTGAATTTATTGCAAATCCTATCGAAGGCTTAAATGCCGTTGTTGGTTATGCTTATAATGATAATCGCATTGTAAAATCATCAGATGCTGCTATAGAAGGAAACAAAGCCAGCGGAGCTCCGGAGAATGTAGTTAATTTTTGGTTGTCTTATAAATTTCAAAACGTGTTAAAAGATTTCGGTCTTGGTTTTGGAGGAAATTATGTAGACAAACAATACAAATTTGAAGACGAAAGTTTCTATGCTCCTTCTTATTCTGTTTATAATGCAACTATATTTTATGATCAGCCAACCTGGAGACTTGGTGTTAAATTCAACAACATCAACAACAAAAAATACTGGGATTCTTATGGAATGGCTCAAACTCCATCAAACATATTAGTAAATCTGACCTTGAAATTTTAAGTAAAAGTCTTTTATCAAAAACACCTCAACTCATGAGGTGTTTTTTTATAGAATTCATTTTTTTTTCCACAAAAAAGAAATCAGCATTAAAACTCCAAAACCTGAGTTTAATCTTTGTCGAGTTCTTGTGAAGATTTCTTCTTGCAAGGAAATGATTAAGATTGTAATTAACTACTATAAAATTCTACAAACTTTAAATTATTTTATTTTTAATTAATCTAAATAAGACTTAAGTTTGTAAAAATAATAATATTCACAAAAATTTAAACTTCATCTTATGAAATCTAAAACTTTAAAATCAATAACGTTTTTATTTTTAATGTTGGTTGCAAGTCCTGCAATATTCGCACACGCACTTTGGATCGAAACTAAAGCAACGGGAACTAAAGGAAAAGCACAGGAAATTTCAGTTTTCTTTGGAGAATTTTCAGATAATGATATTACGCCTTCTGCAAAATGGTTTTCTGATTTAAAGGATTTTTCGTTGGTTGTAATCAGTCCTTCAAAAAAAGAAATTAAACTTTCGGCGACAGCTTTAGAAAACAAATATCAGGCATTTTTTACACCAGATGAAGACGGGGTTTATACTGTGGTAATGCATCATACTGTAAAAGATGTTTATGGAACTATGAAACTGGATTACAACTCAAGCGCAACTGTTTTGGTTGGTAATGCTGCAAAAGGAAATGAAGCTGCTGCAAACTCAAACATTATAAGTGTATTTGCTAAAGATGTAGCAACTGCAAAACAAAAAGCGACGATTAATGTTAATGCTTTGTACGAAGGTGCTTCTGCAAAAAAACAAAAAATAAAAGTAATTGCTCCAAATGGCTGGGAGAAAGAATTATGGAGTAATGACAAAGGCGAAATCTCTTTTTCTCCACTTTGGTCAGGGAATTACATGGTAGAATTTGCTTATACAGAAAAAGCTGCCGGAGAACATAACGGTAAAAAATATGACGAAATCTGGAAAATGGCAACTTATTTAATTTCAGTAAAATAACACTTCTATATCTTACATAAAGTAGATCTTAATGAAACCTTGTTCTTTTGAGTAAGGTTTTTTTTATGTTCCAAAAATTGAAAATCATAAAATTTGATCTCAAATTTCAGCCAAACATTTAAATCACAAAACCAAATAATTAAGACAATCTTAAGAAAGAA is a window encoding:
- a CDS encoding TonB-dependent receptor; amino-acid sequence: MKYSTAKTYRFLFTISFLFTVFSSFAQQNFGKIKGTITTSDGDAAAGVNVILKSSKYGTTTNDDGSFELNRVRANTYTLQISLTGYETTEQVVVVAETETSTVNLQLKVSNKELHEVVVNGKKSILSKKTDYVARMPLKNLENPQVYNVIQKELLQEQISVDIRSAVVNAPGVTTKIYPSGGLEISFRGFSTGVNARNGMENMTGRSSISIDNAERIEVLKGPSGTLFGSSVSSFGGVVNLVTKKPFEGKKTEVSYTGGSFGLNRIALDINTPLTPDNKVLFRLNTSLNTEKSFLDYGFNKTFLIAPSLVYKATDKLTLSVDTEIYSVNNTRPTYGRSYAAGITNPTDLQIDYKKSLFHDDLDAKTSSTKVFVQAEYQLADNWKSTTLYSFIDENVDRSYQYYTKWNSPTEVLRSVSRFGPISNQFTNIQENINGEFSTGSIKHKLLVGVNYRFSKGTFNYGATPVLDTIDVTKPFEPIRKKQVDAALSQLTYPTPDEQIFSVYASDVISFTDRLSAMLSLRLDNFVQKDLVDVPGYNQTALSPKLGLVYEVVKNQVSLFGNYMNGFQNSGPVNQPDGSLLILKPVYANQYEGGVKVEAFNKKLSTTLSYYNITIDNATRTTPDGFSVQDGKQVSKGFDFEFIANPIEGLNAVVGYAYNDNRIVKSSDAAIEGNKASGAPENVVNFWLSYKFQNVLKDFGLGFGGNYVDKQYKFEDESFYAPSYSVYNATIFYDQPTWRLGVKFNNINNKKYWDSYGMAQTPSNILVNLTLKF
- a CDS encoding DUF4198 domain-containing protein, whose amino-acid sequence is MKSKTLKSITFLFLMLVASPAIFAHALWIETKATGTKGKAQEISVFFGEFSDNDITPSAKWFSDLKDFSLVVISPSKKEIKLSATALENKYQAFFTPDEDGVYTVVMHHTVKDVYGTMKLDYNSSATVLVGNAAKGNEAAANSNIISVFAKDVATAKQKATINVNALYEGASAKKQKIKVIAPNGWEKELWSNDKGEISFSPLWSGNYMVEFAYTEKAAGEHNGKKYDEIWKMATYLISVK